Proteins encoded by one window of Brevibacterium atlanticum:
- a CDS encoding flavin reductase family protein — MTILTNPSATPSTAAAAASPENLRETFSHFPQGVAFIGATIDGAPAGLVASTLTVGVSLDPPLVSVAVQKSSATWPTLREAPELGISLLGTDQEELARQLASKDRSRRFDGVDPDLTPAGAVTIPGSSAFLWTRLYNEVEAGDHTVALLEILATRSPDGPEALVFHRSEFKGMRVS; from the coding sequence ATGACGATCTTGACAAACCCTTCGGCCACACCGTCCACGGCCGCCGCTGCCGCCTCGCCGGAGAACCTCCGCGAGACCTTCTCCCACTTCCCGCAGGGAGTCGCCTTCATCGGCGCAACCATCGACGGTGCCCCCGCGGGGCTCGTCGCCTCCACGCTGACGGTCGGAGTCTCACTCGATCCGCCTCTGGTCAGTGTCGCGGTCCAGAAGTCGTCAGCGACCTGGCCCACCCTGCGCGAGGCACCCGAGCTCGGTATCTCGCTGCTGGGCACGGACCAGGAGGAGCTGGCCAGACAGCTCGCCTCGAAGGACCGCTCCCGCCGCTTCGACGGCGTCGATCCCGACCTCACGCCCGCAGGCGCGGTGACGATCCCCGGCAGCTCGGCATTCCTCTGGACCCGCCTCTACAACGAGGTCGAGGCCGGCGACCACACCGTCGCCCTGCTCGAGATCCTTGCCACGCGCAGCCCTGACGGCCCGGAGGCACTCGTCTTCCACCGCAGCGAGTTCAAGGGCATGCGCGTATCCTGA
- a CDS encoding MFS transporter → MTQTSVTYPTNQDPPRRFLDGKKRVLASAFAGTTIEWYDFYLYGTAAALIFNVQFFPSDSELGSRLASFATLAVGFFARPLGGILAGHLGDRVGRKALLVVSLLSMGIASTLIGLVPNFAAIGWWAAVSLVVLRIVQGLSAGAEWGGSALLSVEHAPARKRGFFGSFTQIGSAAGMLLATSAFFIVQNLLSTEQFEAFGWRIPFLASALLVGLGLWIRLGVSDAPEFQELKDSGKVAKAPLRTVIIDHPRVLLITIGLRLAQNSVFYLITVYMLSYLSENRDDSTSGVTAVMIASAIGLVTGPAWGWVSDRVGRKPVTIGGFIGIAVFGWIFFAYLDAGPLAFLPIIVILGMNLAHDAVYGPQAAWFAEQFPIEVRYSGVNMGYQLGTVIGGGIMPMVAALLYVAGGHSPWLICGYLTLLCAISLIAAVAAKDPARDLARSAA, encoded by the coding sequence ATGACCCAGACCTCGGTCACCTATCCGACCAACCAGGACCCGCCTCGGCGATTCCTCGATGGAAAGAAACGGGTGCTGGCGTCGGCCTTCGCCGGAACGACGATCGAGTGGTACGACTTCTACCTCTACGGAACCGCGGCGGCTCTGATCTTCAACGTTCAGTTCTTCCCCTCCGACAGCGAACTCGGCAGCAGACTCGCGTCCTTCGCCACCCTCGCCGTCGGATTCTTCGCCCGCCCGCTGGGCGGAATCCTCGCCGGCCACCTCGGGGATCGGGTCGGACGCAAGGCCCTGCTCGTCGTGTCCCTGCTGTCCATGGGCATTGCTTCGACGCTCATCGGTCTCGTCCCGAACTTCGCCGCCATCGGCTGGTGGGCCGCCGTCTCGCTCGTCGTCCTGCGCATCGTCCAGGGGCTGTCCGCCGGAGCCGAATGGGGAGGTTCCGCTCTGCTGTCGGTTGAACACGCGCCGGCCCGCAAGCGCGGATTCTTCGGTTCCTTCACCCAGATCGGCTCCGCTGCGGGCATGCTCCTGGCCACCAGCGCCTTCTTCATCGTCCAGAATCTGCTGAGCACCGAACAGTTCGAAGCATTCGGGTGGCGCATCCCGTTCCTAGCCTCCGCACTGCTTGTGGGACTGGGTCTGTGGATCCGCCTCGGTGTCTCCGACGCCCCGGAATTCCAAGAGCTCAAGGACTCCGGCAAGGTCGCCAAGGCTCCGCTGCGCACGGTCATCATCGACCACCCTCGGGTCCTGCTCATCACGATCGGTCTGCGCCTGGCCCAGAACAGCGTCTTCTACCTCATCACCGTCTACATGCTCAGCTATCTGTCGGAGAACCGCGACGATTCGACCTCCGGCGTCACTGCTGTGATGATCGCCTCGGCCATCGGTCTGGTCACCGGCCCGGCGTGGGGCTGGGTCTCCGACCGCGTCGGCCGCAAGCCCGTGACCATCGGCGGCTTCATCGGCATCGCCGTGTTCGGGTGGATCTTCTTCGCCTACCTCGACGCGGGTCCGCTGGCCTTCCTGCCTATCATCGTCATTCTTGGCATGAACCTTGCCCACGATGCCGTCTACGGGCCCCAGGCCGCTTGGTTCGCCGAGCAGTTCCCTATCGAGGTCCGCTACTCGGGAGTGAACATGGGCTACCAACTGGGCACCGTCATCGGCGGCGGAATCATGCCGATGGTCGCCGCGCTGCTCTACGTCGCCGGCGGGCACTCGCCGTGGCTGATCTGCGGCTACCTCACCCTGCTGTGCGCGATCTCGCTCATCGCTGCCGTGGCGGCCAAGGACCCGGCACGCGACCTCGCCCGCAGCGCAGCCTGA